The DNA region CGGCAAAGACCGGCCTATGTGGACTTGCGGGTAAACTCGGTCAGCGAGTTGCTGCTGAGCCGGCGCCCGCTGCGATAAAACGTACCTGCCGCGGGCGCTCCGCTCCCCGGCGCGCCGCGGCCGGATTCCGGCCGGCACGGGCCAACGGCCCGCAAGGCACGCGATCCGTCCACCAACCCTTTGAAAATCCGCGTCCGACGCGGCGACAGCCATGGCAAGCAGACCCGGCGAGAAAAAAACGCAGATCCTGCAAACGCTGGCCGAGATGCTGGAACAGCCGCACGCGGCGCGCATCACCACCGCCGCGCTGGCCGGCCGCATGCAGGTTTCGGAAGCGGCGCTGTATCGGCATTTCGCGAGCAAGGCCCAGATGTTCGAGGGCCTGATCGAATTCATCGAGACCACCATCTTCACGCTGGTCAACCAGATCAACGCCGCCGAGCCGCGCGGCGTGCAGCAGGCGCGCGGCATGATAGGCATGCTGCTGTCCTTTTCCGAGAAGAACAAGGGCATGACGCGCGTGCTCACGGGCGACGCCCTGGTCACCGAGGACAACCGCCTGCAGGAACGCATCAACCACATCAACGACCGCATCGAGGCCTCGATCAAGCAGGCCCTGCGCACCGCCGTGGAAGACGGCGGCCTGCCGGCGGACGCCGACGTCGCCGCCCACGCCAGCCTGCTCACCCATTTCGTGCTGGGCCGCTGGCTGCGCTACGCGCAGAGCGGCTGGCGCGTGCCGCCGACGGCCCATATGGAAGAACAACTGCGGCTGACGCTGGGCGCGGCCGCCTGAGGCCGCGCCCGCCGTATGTCGCGGGCCGCTACTGTTCCGGCTTGATGTTCGCCTTCTGGATCACCATGGTCCATTTGTCGATTTCCGCCTTGATTTCCTGTGCCGTGCCCTGCGGCGTGGCGTACTCGGCGATGACGCCCTGCTCCAGCATCTGCTTCTTCACCGCGTCGCTGGACAGCACCTTCTTCAAGGCGCCGTTGAGCTTGTCGACCACGGCCGGCGGCGTGCCGGCCGGCGCCAGGATCCCGAACATGGAACTGACCTCGAAACCTTGCAGGCCGGCCTCGGAGGCGGTGGGCAGGTCGGGCAGCGTGGGAATGCGCGTGGCCGACGCCGCCGCCAGCGGACGCAGGTTGCCGGCCTTGATCTGCGGCTGCGCGGCGGGCGCGGTCTCGATCATGGTCAGCACCTGGCCGCCCACCAGGTCGGTCATGGCGGGGCCGCTGCCCCGGTAGGGGACGTGCAGCATGTCGACCCCCGCCGCCACCTTGAACAGCTCGCCGGCCAGGTGCTGCGGCGAACCGTTGCCCGACGAGGCGAAGGTCAGTTGTCCCGGCTTGGACTTGGCCAGGGCGATGAGTTCCTGGAGATTCTTGGCCGGCACCTGGGGATTGACCACGAAGACCAGCGGCACCCGGCCCAGCATCGAGACCGGCGCGAAGCTCTTCTGCAGGTCGTAGGGCACCTTGCTGCCGTAGAGGGCGGCATTGATCGAATGGCTGGTCAGGGCGCCCATCAGCAGCGTATAGCCGTCCGGCGGCGCGGCCGCCACGGCCGCCGCCCCGATGTTGCCGGTGGCGCCCGCGCGGTTCTCCACCACCACCGACTGGTTCAGCTCCTGGCCCAGGGCCTGGGCGGCGACGCGGCCGATCACGTCGGTGGCGCCGCCCGGCGGATAAGGCACGATCAGGCGGATGGGCTTGTCCGGGTAAGCGGCCGCCTGGGCCGCCGGCGGCGCGGCAGCGGCCAGGACGCCGGCCAGCGCCAAGGCGCCGGCGAGGGCGGCGCGTCGGGTGGCCGAGGCCGGGGCGGCCCCGTCCGCCGTGAGAACGCGCAGGGATTGCACGCGGTTGGATCGCATGGTCTTGTCTCCGTTTTATGGCGGGCGCCGCGATGGCCCCGCATTTTTGAGCGACCATGATAGAAAGTTGGTGATACTATCGTCAACATTATTATCGATAATCTGGCGAGACACGGCGATGAGCGACAAAGACGATCCCCAAGGCATGCGCAAGGGCCTGACCAGCTACGGCGATGCCGGCTTTTCCCTGTTCCTGCGCAAGGCCTTCATCAAGGGCGCCGGCTATACCGACCATGCCCTGGACCGGCCGGTCATCGGCATCGTCAACACCGGCAGCGCCTACAACCCCTGCCATGGCAACGCGCCGCAACTGATCGAGGCGGTCAAGCGCGGCGTGCTGATGGCCGGCGGCCTGCCGATGGATTTCCCCACCATCTCCGTCCACGAGAGCTTTTCCTCGCCGACCAGCATGTACCTGCGCAACCTGATGTCCATGGACACCGAGGAAGCCATCCTCGCGCAGCCCATGGACGCGGTGGTGATGATAGGCGGCTGCGACAAGACGGTGCCGGCGCAGTTGATGGGCGCGGCCTCGGCCAACGTGCCGGCCATCGAGCTGGTCACCGGCTCGATGCTGACCAGCTCGCACCGCGGCGAGCGCGTCGGCGCCTGCACCGATTGCCGCCGCTATTGGGGCAAGTACCGCGCCGAGGAAATCGACGACGAGGAAATCGTCGAGGTCAACAACCGCCTGGTCGGCAGCGTCGGCACCTGTTCGGTGATGGGCACGGCCAGCACCATGGCGTGCATCACCGAGGCCCTGGGCATGATGGTGCCCGGCGGCGCCTCGGCGCCCGCGGTGACGGCCGACCGCGTGCGCGTGGCGGAAGTGACCGGCGCCACCGCCGTGCAACTGGCGCGCGACAAGCTGACGCCGGACCGCATCATGACGGCCAAGGCCTTCGAGAATGCGTTGCGCGTGCTGCTGTCCATCGGCGGCTCGACCAACGGCATCATCCACCTGACCGCCATCGCCGGCCGCATGGGCTACGAAGTCGACCTGGCGCGCGTCGACGCGCTCAGCCGTGAAACGCCGGTGCTGGTGGACCTGAAACCGTCCGGCCAGCACTACATGGAGGATTTCCACAAGGCCGGCGGCATGCAGGCCCTGCTGCGCGAACTGCGGCCCTTGCTGCACCTGGACGCGCTGACGGTGACCGGCCGCACGCTGGGCGAGGAACTGGACGCCGCCCCGGCGCCCTTCGCGCAGGACGTCATCCGGCCCTTTGCCCAGCCCATCTATCCGCAAGGCGGCATCGCCGTGCTCAAGGGCAACCTGGCGCCGGGCGGCGCCATCATCAAGCAGTCGGCGGCGGCGCCGGCGCTGATGGAGCACGAGGGCCGCGCGGTCGTGTTCGAAAACGCGGAGGACCTGGCGCAACGCGTCGACGACCCCGACCTGGACGTCAAGCCCGAGGATATCCTGGTGCTCAAGATGATCGGCCCGAAGGGCGCGCCGGGCATGCCCGAGGCGGGCTACATGCCGATCCCACGCAAGCTGGCCAAGGCCGGGGTCAAGGACATGGTGCGCATTTCCGACGGCCGCATGAGCGGCACGGCGGCCGGCACCATCGTGCTGCACGTGACGCCCGAGTCCGCCGTGGGCGGCCCGCTGGCCTATGTCCGCAGCGGCGACCGCATCCGCCTGAGCGTGGCCAACCGCGAGATCAGCCTGCTGGTGGACGACGCCGAGCTGGCGCGCCGCGCGGCCGAGCAGCCGCAGGAAACGCCGGCCGCGCCGCGCGGCTACCGCAAGCTGTTCCTGCAATCCGTGACCCAGGCCGACCAGGGCGTGGACTTCGACTTTTTGCGGGCCGCCGAGATTCGCGGGAAAATCCCGGGTTCACGCTGACGGCCTCCCGGCCCGGCCTTGCCCGATACCCGATCGCCCATGACCCGCCTCTCCGCCGTGCCCGATATCGCTTCCCCCGTCGCGCAGACGGCGCCGGAAAAGGCCGTGCAGGCGTTGGAAGAAGATATCGTGCTGGGCCGCCTGCACCCGCGCGAGCGGCTCATCGAAGACGACCTGATGCAGCGCTTCGACCTCAAGCGCCATGCAGTGCGCGAGGTGCTGGCCGAACTGGCGCGGCTGGGCCTGGCCGAACGGCGCAAGAACATCGGCTCCGAAGTCCGTTCCTTCGCGCCGCGCGAAGTGGTCGAGCTGTACGAGATGCGCGAACTGCTGGAGACGCAGGCGGCGCGGCTGGTGCCCTGCCCGGCCGAGCCCGAGGCGCTGCAAGCCCTCATCGAGATCCAGCGCGAGCACGACGCGGCCGTCGAGGCCGAGGATCCGCGCCAGGTCTTTCGCAGCAACCTGCGCTTCCATCAAGCCCTGTTCGGCATGTGCGGCAACAGCGTGCTGGTGCGCGCCATCCACGAATATGCGCGCCAGACGCACCCGATACGCTTCGGCACGCTGGTGGCGCCCGAATACCGCCACCGTTCCCGCCGCGAGCATTGGGCCATGATAGAGGCGCTGCGCGAAGGACGGCGCGACGACCTGGTCGCCTTGTGCCGCGCGCACTTGCAGCCGTCGCGCGACGCGTACCTGGCGGCGAACCGGCACCTGGCCGATCCGCCGGCGGCCATTCATCCGGAGACATCATGAGCCCAGCCATCCTGCCCGCCCCTTCCGCCTGCCATGCCGTCGTCGTCGGCGGCGGCACCATGGGCGCGGACGTCGCCGTGGTGCTGGCGCGCGCCGCCTGCCGCGTGACGGTGGTCGAACGCGACGCCGCGCGCCACGCGGGCATCCTCGACAGCGTGCGCGCGAATCTCGCGCAGCGCGGGCTGGAACGGCATGCCGCGGGCGTGTCCGTGGCGGCGGCGCTGGAGGACGTGGCCTGGTCCGACGTGCGCCTGGTCATCGAATGCGTCCCGGAATCGCTGCCGCTGAAGCAGGCGCTGTTCGCCGACCTGACGCGGCTGGCGCCGGCCGGGGCCTTGCTGGCCAGCAACAGTTCCAGCTTCCCCATCAGCCACATCGGCGCCGGCCTGCCCACGCGCCAACGCATGCTGGGCCTGCACTTCTTCATGCCGGCGCACCTGGTGCCGCTGGTCGAAGTGGTGCTGTCGGCCGACAGCGACCCGGCCGCGGGCGAGGCCCTGCATGCCTTCATACGCCGCTGCGGCATGGTGCCGGTGCTGGTGCGCAAGGACGTGCCGGGCTTTCTCGGCAACCGGTTGCAGCATGCGTTGACGCGCGAAGCCTTCGCGCTGGTGCAGGACGGCGTGGCGAGCGCGGAGGACGTCGACGCCGCCGTGCGTTTCGGTTTCGGCTTCCGCTTTCTCGCCGCGGGGCCCATCCTGCAGCGCGACCACGCCGGCCTGGAAGTCCATTGCGCCGCCACCGCCACCACCTACCCCTCGCTGTCCAAGGCCGACGGCCCCTTCCCCGTCCTCACCGAACGCGTCGCCGCCGGCAAGCTGGGCATGAAGACCGGCGAAGGCTTCTTCAAATGGACGCCGGAGACCATCGCCGCGGAGAAGGCGCGCTACGCGCAGACCTTGCGCGCGGCGCTGGCGCTGATCGAAAGCGAACTGCCGCCGATCGAGCCGTGATCGCCATGATGCCTCGCCGGGACCGCATCCCGGCGGGATAGCCGCGCACGGAATCGCGGCACTCAGGCGTGCCCGTAAGCGTGGAATCGCGCGGGATACGCCTGCCCGCGCTACAGCAGCTTGCCCGGATTCATGATCCCGGCCGGGTCGAGCAGCTTCTTGATGTCCTGCATCAAGCGCAGCTCCAGGGGATGCTTGTAGCGGTGGAAGTACTCGCGCTTGAGCTGGCCGATGCCGTGCTCGGCGCTGATGCTGCCGTTGTAGCGCATGACTTCGTCCATCACTTCGGCGGTGATGGCCTCGCCCTGTTCGGCGGCCCAGGTGCGCGGCGCGCCGGCCGGGCGCGAGATGTTGTAGTGCAGGTTGCCGTCGCCGAAGTGGCCGAAGATGAAGGGCCGCACGCCCGCGTCCACCGCTTGCAGGCGCTTCTCGCACGACGCCATGAAGGCGGGAATGTCCTCGATGGGCAGCGAGATGTCGTGCTTGAGATGCGGGCCGTCGGCGCGCTGCGCCTCGGAGATTTCCTCGCGCAGCTTCCACAGCGCCTGCAACTGGCTCAGGGAGGCCGACACGGCCGCGTCCAGGCACAGCTCCTGTTCCAGGGCCTGGCCCATGACGGCTTCCAGCAAGGCGTTCAGGCCGTCCTCGTCGACGCTGTCCGCCAGCTCCACCAGCACGTAGGCCGGATAGCGCTGCGCGAATGGCTCCTGCACGCCTTCGGCATGCGTCAGCACCAGGTCCACGCAATCGCCCGTGAAGAATTCGAAAGCCTGCAGGCGCGCGCCGCATTGGCCGTACAGCAGCTCGAACAATTGCAGCGCCTGCCGCGAGGAGGAGACCGCCGCCAGCACCACCGCGCGCACGTCCGCGCGCGGCAGCAGGCGCAGCGAGGCCGCGGTGATCACGCCCAGCGTCCCTTCGGAGCCGATCAGCAACTGCTTGAGGTCGTAGCCCGTGTTGTCCTTGCGCAAGGGCCGCAGTCCGTGGAAGACCTCGCCGTTGGGCAGCACGGCCTCCACGCCCAGCACCAGTTCGCGCGTCATGCCGTAGCGCACGACGTTGACGCCGCCGGCGTTGGTGGCCAGGTTGCCGCCGATCTGGCAGGAATCCTCGGCGGCCAGGCTCAGCGGCAGCAAGCGGCCCGCCTCCTGCGCCGCGCGGCGCAGATTGCCCAGGATGCAGCCGGCCTCGGCCACCAGCGTGTTGGCCACCGTGTCCAGCGACCGCACCGCGTTCATGCGGTCCAGCGAAAGAATCACGTTGTCGGCCGAACCGTCCGGCGTGGCGCCGCCGCACAGCCCCGTATTGCCGCCGCGCGGCACCACCGGCACGCCGGCGTGCTGGCACAGGGCCAGGCAGCGCGAGACCTGCTCGACGTTACGCGGCCGCACCACCGCCTGGGCCTGTCCCTTGTAGATGCCGCGCCAGTCCGAGAGCCAGGGCGCGATGCCGTCCGGATCGATGGTGACCACGTCGGCGCCCAGCGCCTCGACGAGTTGGGAAGCAATAGTCTTCGTCATTTTTCTACCCCCGGAGGTTCGGATCAGGGAATTCGGATCAGGGAATTCGGCGCGGCGGCGGCCGCCCTCAGCGGCCGGCGCATACCGCGCATTCGCGATCGCGCGGCACGTTCATGCTGCGCCATTGCATATTGCGCACGTCGAGGTGCAGCAGGCGGCCCGACAGGCTGGTGCCCACGCCCGCCAGCAGCTTGAGCGCCTCGGCGGCCTGCGTGCTGCCGATGATGCCGACCAGCGGCGCGAACACGCCCATGGTGGCGCAATTGGCCTCCTCGACGTCGTCGGCTTCGGGAAACAGGCAGTGGTAGCAGGGCGCGGCATCGTCGCGCAGGTCGAAGACGCCGACCTGCCCGTCGAAGCGGATGGCCGCGCCGGAGACCAGCGGCTTGCGGTGCCGCACGCAGGCGCGGTTGATCTGGTGGCGCGTGGCGAAGTTGTCGGAGCAATCCAGCACCACGTCGGCGGCCGCGACCTGCTCGTCCAGTTCGGCGCCGAGCAGCCGGCGTTCGAGCGCCTGCACCTCGATGCCGGGGTTGAGCGCCAGCAGCGTGGCGCGTCCCGATGCCGCCTTGGGCTGCCCCAGGCGATCCGTGGTGTGCAGCAACTGGCGCTGAAGATTGCTCAGTTCGACGATGTCGTCGTCCGCCAGCACGATGTGGCCGACGCCGGCGCTGGCCAGGTACATGGCGGCCGGCGAACCCAGGCCGCCGGCGCCCACCACCAGCGCCCGCGCGCCGAGGAAAGCCTCCTGGCCTTCGATACCCAGCTCGTCGAGCAGGATGTGGCGCGCGTAGCGCAGTAACTGCTGGTCGTCCATGTGGTCTTGCCGGTGTCTGGTCTTGCCGGTATCGCGGCGACGGCCGGGGCCATCGCCAGGATACGCAAGGCCGCGCCGCTCAGCGCTTCTTGGACGGGCTCGGCTCCACGCCGTCCGGCGTGATGATCATGCGCTCGGTCGGCGCCGACGCGCCCGCCTTGGCCGCCGCGGCGGTGGCATCCTTGGCGTCCTTGGCATCCTGGTTGGACGCGGTGCGCGGCTGCGCCTTCTGGATGGGCTTGCCTTGCAGCGCATTGACGGCCTGCTTGAGCTGGAAGTCGTCCTTGCCGCCGAACTCGAACACCTTGGTCGGCGGATTGGCGGCTTCATCCGCGGCGGAGGACTTGAACTCGATCTTGGGCTGGAGCGGGTTGTCCAGGTGATGCTGCAGGTCGGCTTCGCGCGGCAGGCGGAACAGGTCGCCTTCGGCGGTGTCGGCCACCACGTAGTCGGGTTCGATGCCGGTGGCCTGGATGGAGCGGCCGCTGGGCGTGAAGTAGCGCGAGGTGGTCAGCTTGATGGCCGTGTCCTCGGTCAGCGGCAGGATGACCTGCACCGAGCCCTTGCCGAACGTGCGGTTGCCCATCACCTTGGCGCGCTTGTGGTCCTGCAGCGCGCCGGCCACGATTTCCGAGGCCGAGGCCGAGCCGACGTTGACCAGCACCATCATCGGCACCGTCTTGACCCAGGCCGGCAGGCCGGCCAGGTAGTTGGTCTCGCCGCGGGCGTATTCGGACGGCGTGGCCAGGTACTTGTGGCGCGCATCCGGGGTGCGGCCGTCGGTCGAGACCACCAGCGCGTCGGGAGGCAGGAAGGCGCCGGCCACGCCGATGGCGCTGGTCAGCAAGCCGCCGGGATCGTTGCGCAGGTCCAGCACCAGCGCCTTCGGCGCCTGCTTGGCGCCCAGCTCGGCCAACTGGCGGGCCAGGTCGGAACCGGTCTTTTCCTGGAACTGGGCGATGCGCACGTAGGCGACGCCGTCGTCCAGCATCTTGCTGCGCACGCTGCGCACCTTGATGACGTCGCGCACGATATGGAGCACGATGGGCTGCGGCTGGTTGGCGCGCAGGATGGTGAGCGTGATCGGCGACTTCGGCGCGCCGCGCATCAGCTTGACGGCGTCGTTCAGCGCCATGCCCTTGGTGGAGGCGTTGTCGATCTTGGTGATCAGGTCGCCCGCCAGCACGCCCGCGCGCGCCGCCGGCGTGTCCTCGATGGGCGAGATGACCTTGACGAAGCCGTCCTCGGCGCCCACTTCGATGCCCAGGCCGCCGAACTCGCCCTGGGTCTGCGTCTGCATGTCGCGATAGGCGTCGGCGTCCAGGTAGGCGGAGTGCGGATCCAGGCCCGAGACCATGCCGGAGATGGCGTTCTTGATCAGGGTCTTGTCGTCGACCGGCTCGACGTAATTGTTCTTGATGGCGCCGAACACGTTGCTCAGCGCGCGCAGCTCGTCCAGGGGCAATGGGCTGCCGCGTTGTGCGACGGCGGTCACGCCTACGCTGAGCAGCACGCCGGCAACGACACCGACCGATACCAGACCGAAACTGCGATACTTGCGAGTGCCCATGCACACATCCTGATTTTGGTTTGCCGAAACGCTTCTACTGGGCCAACCAAAGGGCTGGGTCCACTGGCGCGCCACCGTGACGAACTTCAAAGTATAGGCCCGATTCCACTTGGCCGCCCGTGGCGCCGACCGTGGCGATGGCCTCGCCGGCCGCGACGCGGTCGCCCACCTGTTTGAGCAGGCTCTGGTTATAAGCGTAAACGGTTAAATATTGCTGACCGTGATCGACAATGATGAGGTTGCCGAAGCCCCGCAGCCAATTGGCGTAAACCACGGTGCCGGGGGCCACCACGTGCACGGGAGCGCCTTCCGGCGCGCGCAGCACGATGCCGCGCCAGGTGCCGCCGTCGGGACGGCCGACCCCGAAACGGCCCTGGATGGTGGCGCCGCTCACCGGCATCGGCAGGCCGCGCCGCAGGCCCTGCCCGGCCGGCGGCTGCGGACGCGCCGCCACGGGCGGCTGGCGCGCCGGTTCAACCGGTTTTAAGCCTTCGAGATTGCCCCGCGCCACCGGACGGCCGGCGTCCTTCGCGGCGGCTTCGGCCTCGGCGGCCTGGCGCGCGGCCGTGGCGGCGGCGGCCGCATCGCGGCGGGCGGCGGCCTCGGCCTGTTCCCGCGCCTGGGCCGCGTCCTTCTGTTCCTGCGCCCGGCGCGCCAACTGGGCGGTGCGCTCGGCCTGCTCAGCCTTGCGGCGGGCGTCGTCGGCCTTGCGACGGGCGTCTTCCTGCGCCTTGCGGCGCGCTTCCTCGGCCTTGCGGGCGGCCTCGGCCTCCGCCTGGCGCCGCGCCTCCTCCGCCTTGCGGCGGGCTTCCTCGGCCTGGCGCGCCTCTTCGGCCTGTTTCTCGATGGCGGATTGCAGGTCGTCGATCAGGCGGCTCATGCGCTGGTCGTCGCGCCCCAGCTTGGTGGCTTCCTCGCGCTGGGCGTTGATCTGCCCTTCGATGCGCGCCAGCACCGTGGCGCGCTCCTTCTGCTGCACCACCAGGGCGTTCTTCTGCTCGGCCGTTTCCGCCACCACCTTGTCGATCTCGGCGCGGCGGGCGTCGGCGCGGCCCTGCAACTGGGCCAGCCGGTCGAGGTCCTGCCGCAGGGCCTGCACCGTTTGCGTGCGGGCCTGCGAGACGTAATCCAGGTAGGCCAGGTTGCGGCCCAGTTGCTGGGGGTCGTCGCCCGACAGCAGCGCGGTCCAGGGCGACAGGCCGCTGGTGTACTGCGCGCGCAGTTGGCGCGCCAGTTCCGCGCGCCGCTGCGCCAGCACGTCCTGCTGGCTGGCGAGCTGCTTCTCCAGGCTGGCCAGGTCGGCCTGGGCCTGCCGGCTCTGCTCGCCCAGCTCCGCCAGGCGGCGGTTGATCTGCGAGATGGCCGTTTCGGACTGGCGCAGCGCGTCGGCGGCCTCCTTGCGGTCCGACTCGCGCTGCTCGATGGTCTTCTGCAGCGACTGGATACGGTCGCGCAGCGCCGATTGCTGGCGCTGCGCCTCGGTCTGGCGCTGTTCCAGGTCCGCGGGCGCGGCCCAGGCCGCAACGGCCGGCAGCACCAGGGCGGCCGACCATACCAGGCATGCAGCCAGACGCATCGCTATCAGGCCTTCTTCGCCTTGCCCTGCGCCGCCACCGCGGCCATCGCGGCCTCGATCGCCGCGGGGTCGCCCAGGTAGTAGTGACGGATGGGGCGCAGGTCGTCGTCCAGCTCGTACACCAGCGGCTGGCCGGTGGGGATGTTCAGGCCGACGATGTCCTCGTCCGAGATATTGTCCAGGTGCTTGATCAGGGCGCGCAGGCTGTTGCCGTGGGCGGCCA from Bordetella genomosp. 10 includes:
- the slmA gene encoding nucleoid occlusion factor SlmA — its product is MASRPGEKKTQILQTLAEMLEQPHAARITTAALAGRMQVSEAALYRHFASKAQMFEGLIEFIETTIFTLVNQINAAEPRGVQQARGMIGMLLSFSEKNKGMTRVLTGDALVTEDNRLQERINHINDRIEASIKQALRTAVEDGGLPADADVAAHASLLTHFVLGRWLRYAQSGWRVPPTAHMEEQLRLTLGAAA
- a CDS encoding Bug family tripartite tricarboxylate transporter substrate binding protein, with the protein product MRSNRVQSLRVLTADGAAPASATRRAALAGALALAGVLAAAAPPAAQAAAYPDKPIRLIVPYPPGGATDVIGRVAAQALGQELNQSVVVENRAGATGNIGAAAVAAAPPDGYTLLMGALTSHSINAALYGSKVPYDLQKSFAPVSMLGRVPLVFVVNPQVPAKNLQELIALAKSKPGQLTFASSGNGSPQHLAGELFKVAAGVDMLHVPYRGSGPAMTDLVGGQVLTMIETAPAAQPQIKAGNLRPLAAASATRIPTLPDLPTASEAGLQGFEVSSMFGILAPAGTPPAVVDKLNGALKKVLSSDAVKKQMLEQGVIAEYATPQGTAQEIKAEIDKWTMVIQKANIKPEQ
- a CDS encoding IlvD/Edd family dehydratase, producing MSDKDDPQGMRKGLTSYGDAGFSLFLRKAFIKGAGYTDHALDRPVIGIVNTGSAYNPCHGNAPQLIEAVKRGVLMAGGLPMDFPTISVHESFSSPTSMYLRNLMSMDTEEAILAQPMDAVVMIGGCDKTVPAQLMGAASANVPAIELVTGSMLTSSHRGERVGACTDCRRYWGKYRAEEIDDEEIVEVNNRLVGSVGTCSVMGTASTMACITEALGMMVPGGASAPAVTADRVRVAEVTGATAVQLARDKLTPDRIMTAKAFENALRVLLSIGGSTNGIIHLTAIAGRMGYEVDLARVDALSRETPVLVDLKPSGQHYMEDFHKAGGMQALLRELRPLLHLDALTVTGRTLGEELDAAPAPFAQDVIRPFAQPIYPQGGIAVLKGNLAPGGAIIKQSAAAPALMEHEGRAVVFENAEDLAQRVDDPDLDVKPEDILVLKMIGPKGAPGMPEAGYMPIPRKLAKAGVKDMVRISDGRMSGTAAGTIVLHVTPESAVGGPLAYVRSGDRIRLSVANREISLLVDDAELARRAAEQPQETPAAPRGYRKLFLQSVTQADQGVDFDFLRAAEIRGKIPGSR
- a CDS encoding GntR family transcriptional regulator, with protein sequence MTRLSAVPDIASPVAQTAPEKAVQALEEDIVLGRLHPRERLIEDDLMQRFDLKRHAVREVLAELARLGLAERRKNIGSEVRSFAPREVVELYEMRELLETQAARLVPCPAEPEALQALIEIQREHDAAVEAEDPRQVFRSNLRFHQALFGMCGNSVLVRAIHEYARQTHPIRFGTLVAPEYRHRSRREHWAMIEALREGRRDDLVALCRAHLQPSRDAYLAANRHLADPPAAIHPETS
- a CDS encoding 3-hydroxyacyl-CoA dehydrogenase family protein, encoding MSPAILPAPSACHAVVVGGGTMGADVAVVLARAACRVTVVERDAARHAGILDSVRANLAQRGLERHAAGVSVAAALEDVAWSDVRLVIECVPESLPLKQALFADLTRLAPAGALLASNSSSFPISHIGAGLPTRQRMLGLHFFMPAHLVPLVEVVLSADSDPAAGEALHAFIRRCGMVPVLVRKDVPGFLGNRLQHALTREAFALVQDGVASAEDVDAAVRFGFGFRFLAAGPILQRDHAGLEVHCAATATTYPSLSKADGPFPVLTERVAAGKLGMKTGEGFFKWTPETIAAEKARYAQTLRAALALIESELPPIEP
- a CDS encoding FAD-binding oxidoreductase — protein: MTKTIASQLVEALGADVVTIDPDGIAPWLSDWRGIYKGQAQAVVRPRNVEQVSRCLALCQHAGVPVVPRGGNTGLCGGATPDGSADNVILSLDRMNAVRSLDTVANTLVAEAGCILGNLRRAAQEAGRLLPLSLAAEDSCQIGGNLATNAGGVNVVRYGMTRELVLGVEAVLPNGEVFHGLRPLRKDNTGYDLKQLLIGSEGTLGVITAASLRLLPRADVRAVVLAAVSSSRQALQLFELLYGQCGARLQAFEFFTGDCVDLVLTHAEGVQEPFAQRYPAYVLVELADSVDEDGLNALLEAVMGQALEQELCLDAAVSASLSQLQALWKLREEISEAQRADGPHLKHDISLPIEDIPAFMASCEKRLQAVDAGVRPFIFGHFGDGNLHYNISRPAGAPRTWAAEQGEAITAEVMDEVMRYNGSISAEHGIGQLKREYFHRYKHPLELRLMQDIKKLLDPAGIMNPGKLL
- a CDS encoding HesA/MoeB/ThiF family protein — protein: MDDQQLLRYARHILLDELGIEGQEAFLGARALVVGAGGLGSPAAMYLASAGVGHIVLADDDIVELSNLQRQLLHTTDRLGQPKAASGRATLLALNPGIEVQALERRLLGAELDEQVAAADVVLDCSDNFATRHQINRACVRHRKPLVSGAAIRFDGQVGVFDLRDDAAPCYHCLFPEADDVEEANCATMGVFAPLVGIIGSTQAAEALKLLAGVGTSLSGRLLHLDVRNMQWRSMNVPRDRECAVCAGR
- a CDS encoding S41 family peptidase, with product MGTRKYRSFGLVSVGVVAGVLLSVGVTAVAQRGSPLPLDELRALSNVFGAIKNNYVEPVDDKTLIKNAISGMVSGLDPHSAYLDADAYRDMQTQTQGEFGGLGIEVGAEDGFVKVISPIEDTPAARAGVLAGDLITKIDNASTKGMALNDAVKLMRGAPKSPITLTILRANQPQPIVLHIVRDVIKVRSVRSKMLDDGVAYVRIAQFQEKTGSDLARQLAELGAKQAPKALVLDLRNDPGGLLTSAIGVAGAFLPPDALVVSTDGRTPDARHKYLATPSEYARGETNYLAGLPAWVKTVPMMVLVNVGSASASEIVAGALQDHKRAKVMGNRTFGKGSVQVILPLTEDTAIKLTTSRYFTPSGRSIQATGIEPDYVVADTAEGDLFRLPREADLQHHLDNPLQPKIEFKSSAADEAANPPTKVFEFGGKDDFQLKQAVNALQGKPIQKAQPRTASNQDAKDAKDATAAAAKAGASAPTERMIITPDGVEPSPSKKR
- a CDS encoding murein hydrolase activator EnvC family protein encodes the protein MRLAACLVWSAALVLPAVAAWAAPADLEQRQTEAQRQQSALRDRIQSLQKTIEQRESDRKEAADALRQSETAISQINRRLAELGEQSRQAQADLASLEKQLASQQDVLAQRRAELARQLRAQYTSGLSPWTALLSGDDPQQLGRNLAYLDYVSQARTQTVQALRQDLDRLAQLQGRADARRAEIDKVVAETAEQKNALVVQQKERATVLARIEGQINAQREEATKLGRDDQRMSRLIDDLQSAIEKQAEEARQAEEARRKAEEARRQAEAEAARKAEEARRKAQEDARRKADDARRKAEQAERTAQLARRAQEQKDAAQAREQAEAAARRDAAAAATAARQAAEAEAAAKDAGRPVARGNLEGLKPVEPARQPPVAARPQPPAGQGLRRGLPMPVSGATIQGRFGVGRPDGGTWRGIVLRAPEGAPVHVVAPGTVVYANWLRGFGNLIIVDHGQQYLTVYAYNQSLLKQVGDRVAAGEAIATVGATGGQVESGLYFEVRHGGAPVDPALWLAQ